A window of the Balneola sp. genome harbors these coding sequences:
- a CDS encoding ATPase has translation MSEYAVDMEALGEKIQKTSAFIEDIRIELDKVIIGQRYMIDRLLVGLLTNGHVLLEGVPGLAKTLTVSSLATVLDTAFQRIQFTPDLLPADLIGTLIYNQKEAEFLVKKGPIFANIILADEINRSPAKVQSALLEAMQEKQVTIGENTFKLEEPFLVLATQNPVEQEGTYPLPEAQVDRFMLKLKIGYPTEKEEMQIMRMQAKTGEKVQLKKVVTVDKIMDARATINDIYMDEKVEQYIVDLVFATRKPKNYNLDDLEDLISFGASPRATINLNLASRAQAFMEHRAYVTPEDVRTIAMDVLRHRIIPTFEAEAEDITPEDIVTKIMNNVQVP, from the coding sequence ATGAGTGAATACGCAGTAGACATGGAAGCGCTGGGTGAAAAAATTCAGAAAACCAGTGCTTTTATCGAAGACATCAGGATTGAATTAGATAAAGTAATTATCGGTCAGCGTTATATGATTGACCGGCTTTTGGTGGGATTACTCACTAACGGGCACGTTTTACTTGAAGGGGTTCCCGGTTTGGCTAAGACGCTAACGGTCTCAAGTTTGGCCACCGTATTAGATACAGCTTTTCAGCGTATACAGTTTACGCCTGACTTACTCCCTGCCGATCTGATTGGTACGCTCATCTATAACCAAAAAGAAGCGGAATTCTTAGTTAAGAAAGGACCCATTTTCGCAAACATCATTCTCGCAGATGAGATTAACCGTTCTCCCGCTAAGGTGCAAAGTGCTTTACTTGAGGCCATGCAGGAAAAGCAGGTTACCATCGGGGAAAACACATTCAAGCTGGAAGAACCTTTCCTGGTACTGGCTACTCAAAACCCGGTTGAGCAAGAAGGAACGTATCCACTCCCTGAAGCACAGGTTGATCGTTTTATGCTGAAATTAAAGATTGGCTATCCTACCGAAAAGGAAGAGATGCAGATTATGCGTATGCAGGCCAAAACCGGCGAAAAAGTACAGCTTAAAAAAGTGGTTACCGTTGACAAAATTATGGATGCTCGTGCTACCATCAATGATATATATATGGATGAGAAAGTAGAGCAATATATCGTTGATCTGGTTTTTGCCACCCGTAAGCCCAAGAATTACAACCTCGATGATCTGGAGGACTTAATTAGCTTTGGAGCCTCTCCACGAGCTACTATCAACCTCAATCTTGCTTCCCGGGCGCAAGCCTTTATGGAGCACCGTGCATACGTTACACCGGAAGATGTGCGGACTATAGCGATGGATGTATTACGTCACCGTATTATTCCAACCTTTGAAGCGGAAGCGGAAGACATTACCCCGGAAGATATCGTAACGAAGATTATGAATAACGTTCAGGTTCCGTAG
- a CDS encoding NADH-quinone oxidoreductase subunit NuoK, with protein MIGIDWFLGISAIMFTIGLVGVLIRRNAIVIFMCVELMLNAVNLSLVSFASYHGNIDGQILVFFALAVAAAEAVVGLAIIIAIFRNNLTVDVSKINLLRW; from the coding sequence ATGATAGGAATCGATTGGTTTTTAGGAATTAGTGCAATCATGTTTACCATTGGTCTTGTTGGTGTATTAATACGCCGCAATGCCATTGTGATTTTTATGTGTGTGGAATTGATGTTGAATGCCGTGAACCTCTCTCTGGTGTCTTTTGCGAGTTACCACGGCAATATTGACGGGCAGATTTTAGTGTTTTTTGCTTTAGCGGTAGCAGCAGCTGAAGCGGTAGTTGGATTGGCTATTATCATCGCAATTTTCCGTAATAATCTTACAGTTGATGTTAGCAAGATTAACTTACTTCGCTGGTAA
- a CDS encoding Na(+)/H(+) antiporter subunit D (subunit D of antiporter complex involved in resistance to high concentrations of Na+, K+, Li+ and/or alkali; contains an oxidoreductase domain; catalyzes the transfer of electrons from NADH to ubiquinone; in S. meliloti it is known to be involved specifically with K+ transport) encodes MMLELFSIPAVILILGAFVLPLLPKSVRSSAFITFGVIALAMVWTMPEGNLIQVPFASYELDLLAVDGLSRIFGIIFALITVIGGIYAFHIKDIGQQSSALAYAGGALGVTFAGDFFTLFIFWEIMAATSSYLIWARETEESAKAGMRYLLVHIFGGGLLFTGILLHLSSGGSLYIDSIEPAYTAANIFMLLGVALNTAVPPLHAWLADAYPKATITGAVFMCALTTKSAVYVMIRLFPGWEILIWVGVIMAIYGTIYALLANDIREILAYSIISQIGYMVTVIGIGTELALNGATAHAFNHIIYKSLLFMAAGSVIYATGTSKLSELGGLARKMPLVLGLYMVGALSISGMPFLNGFISKTMISGALGDAHLEWPILLLLLATVGTFLHTGLKLPYFTWFKESKQELQLSDIPMNMKVAMGIGAFFCILFGVAPNLLYSQLPFPTDFQPFSVYNFVEMTQVLVLAFAGFWFLKNHLNVSSTISLDTDWFYRRPAAIVNTVFVQFPNNLFGIAETVSLNLANRLSALLKNPMKIILPSFVMGGREIKSDGFTATMGAALSFILFGFIVAALFVLL; translated from the coding sequence ATGATGCTTGAGCTTTTTTCTATTCCTGCTGTAATTTTGATATTGGGAGCTTTTGTGCTCCCTCTACTGCCGAAAAGTGTTCGCAGTTCGGCTTTTATCACCTTTGGGGTAATTGCATTGGCTATGGTTTGGACTATGCCCGAAGGCAATCTTATTCAGGTACCCTTTGCAAGCTACGAACTTGACCTTCTTGCTGTTGATGGACTCAGTCGTATCTTCGGAATTATCTTCGCACTCATCACCGTAATCGGTGGTATCTATGCTTTTCATATAAAAGATATCGGTCAGCAGAGCTCTGCACTGGCTTATGCCGGCGGGGCTTTAGGCGTTACCTTTGCGGGTGACTTCTTTACCCTATTTATTTTTTGGGAAATTATGGCAGCGACTTCTTCCTACTTAATCTGGGCAAGAGAAACTGAAGAGTCGGCTAAAGCAGGAATGCGTTATTTGCTTGTACATATTTTTGGCGGCGGTTTATTGTTTACAGGTATCCTTTTGCATCTAAGTAGTGGAGGCTCTCTTTATATAGATAGCATCGAACCGGCTTATACTGCAGCGAATATTTTCATGTTACTGGGTGTAGCTCTGAACACAGCTGTTCCTCCCCTGCATGCATGGCTTGCTGACGCTTATCCAAAAGCTACTATCACCGGTGCTGTTTTCATGTGTGCTCTTACTACAAAATCTGCCGTTTATGTTATGATACGCCTCTTCCCCGGTTGGGAAATCCTGATTTGGGTTGGAGTAATCATGGCTATTTATGGAACCATTTATGCACTGCTTGCCAATGATATTCGTGAAATTTTAGCATACAGTATCATTAGCCAGATTGGATACATGGTTACGGTTATTGGTATTGGAACTGAACTTGCGTTAAATGGAGCAACCGCTCATGCTTTCAACCATATTATTTATAAGTCCTTGCTATTTATGGCTGCAGGCTCAGTTATTTATGCAACTGGCACAAGCAAATTAAGTGAGCTCGGTGGATTAGCCCGAAAAATGCCACTGGTATTAGGTTTATATATGGTGGGTGCCCTGTCTATTTCAGGAATGCCCTTTTTAAATGGTTTCATTAGTAAAACTATGATCTCCGGAGCTCTTGGTGATGCTCACCTGGAATGGCCCATTTTACTGCTTCTTTTAGCAACCGTTGGTACTTTCCTTCACACGGGACTTAAACTTCCCTACTTCACTTGGTTCAAAGAGTCCAAACAAGAGCTTCAACTTTCGGATATTCCAATGAATATGAAAGTGGCCATGGGAATTGGTGCTTTTTTCTGCATCCTATTTGGAGTAGCGCCGAATCTGCTATATAGCCAACTTCCATTCCCAACCGACTTCCAGCCATTTTCTGTGTACAATTTTGTTGAAATGACTCAAGTTCTGGTTTTAGCTTTTGCAGGTTTCTGGTTTCTTAAAAACCATCTTAACGTTTCTTCAACCATTTCGCTTGACACGGATTGGTTTTACCGACGTCCTGCCGCTATTGTTAATACCGTTTTTGTCCAGTTTCCGAACAACCTGTTTGGTATTGCAGAAACGGTTTCTTTAAATCTTGCAAACAGGCTCTCAGCGCTTTTAAAAAACCCAATGAAGATCATACTCCCTTCTTTCGTGATGGGCGGGCGTGAGATTAAATCTGATGGTTTTACCGCCACAATGGGCGCTGCCTTATCATTCATATTATTCGGATTTATCGTTGCCGCCCTGTTTGTATTGTTATAA
- a CDS encoding cation:proton antiporter (subunit D of antiporter complex involved in resistance to high concentrations of Na+, K+, Li+ and/or alkali; contains an oxidoreductase domain; catalyzes the transfer of electrons from NADH to ubiquinone), with amino-acid sequence MELTYIPLFAVLVSLAAVPFILLSSKKPNLREFWTILAGVIKFLLVLTLLPSALQGNVIELELFEIAPNLPLVLKADTFGVFFALIASGLWIFTSFYSIGYMRGHHEKKQTRYFASFAICLSSTIGIAFSGNLLTFIIFYEMLTLATYPLVIHSETKKGIAAGRKYLTYTLTAGLLLIAAAGITYSLTGTLDFQAGGIFEGVELSQTMAVTIFILFLGGVGVKAGIMPLHSWLPSAMAAPTPVSALLHAVAVVKSGVFGVIRVVGYIFGPEVMAEFGLNEILMVLAGITVIVASLLAFAQDNLKRRLAYSTVGHLSYIVLGVALLTETGLIGSIMHISFHATMKITLFFCAGAIMVNLHKKDISELNGIAKVMPWTMAAFTIGSMGLAGIPPVNGFVSKWYLASGALEGGMMLPVIILVVSGLLNVGYFFPIIHRAYFRKGGPELEGHTEASPFMVVPLFSTAVLSILFGLNPDLFFNFFDMATSVASSIFNPL; translated from the coding sequence ATGGAGCTTACGTACATCCCTTTATTTGCTGTTCTTGTATCGCTTGCTGCGGTGCCGTTCATATTGCTGAGTTCAAAGAAGCCGAACTTACGTGAGTTTTGGACGATACTGGCTGGTGTGATTAAGTTTCTGTTGGTACTCACATTATTACCATCCGCATTGCAGGGGAATGTAATAGAGTTAGAGTTATTCGAGATTGCCCCTAACCTTCCATTGGTTCTTAAAGCAGATACTTTTGGAGTTTTCTTTGCCCTGATTGCATCCGGACTTTGGATCTTTACCTCGTTCTATTCTATTGGATATATGCGCGGTCATCACGAGAAAAAGCAGACCCGCTATTTTGCCAGTTTCGCAATTTGTTTGAGTTCCACCATTGGGATCGCTTTCTCCGGTAACCTGCTGACCTTCATCATTTTTTATGAGATGCTGACTCTGGCAACCTATCCTTTAGTTATCCATAGCGAGACTAAGAAAGGAATCGCTGCCGGACGAAAATATCTGACCTACACATTAACTGCCGGACTCCTTTTAATTGCTGCTGCTGGAATCACCTACTCTCTCACCGGAACCCTTGACTTCCAGGCCGGAGGTATCTTTGAAGGCGTTGAGCTTTCCCAAACCATGGCGGTTACTATTTTCATTTTGTTCCTTGGCGGCGTTGGGGTGAAAGCCGGCATCATGCCCTTACACAGTTGGTTACCTTCTGCAATGGCAGCACCAACTCCTGTTAGTGCATTATTGCATGCGGTAGCAGTTGTTAAATCCGGAGTGTTTGGTGTAATCCGTGTAGTTGGCTATATCTTTGGCCCAGAGGTGATGGCTGAATTTGGTCTTAATGAAATCTTAATGGTATTGGCCGGAATTACCGTAATTGTAGCATCCCTCCTCGCCTTCGCACAGGATAATTTGAAGCGCCGGCTTGCGTATTCAACGGTTGGTCATCTTTCTTATATCGTGTTAGGCGTAGCTCTTTTAACAGAAACAGGATTGATAGGAAGTATTATGCATATTTCCTTCCACGCTACCATGAAAATTACTCTGTTTTTCTGTGCCGGAGCTATTATGGTGAATCTTCATAAAAAAGACATCAGCGAACTGAATGGAATTGCCAAGGTTATGCCGTGGACCATGGCTGCCTTTACAATTGGTTCTATGGGATTGGCCGGAATTCCCCCTGTAAACGGATTTGTAAGTAAGTGGTATCTTGCCTCCGGAGCACTTGAGGGCGGCATGATGCTCCCTGTGATTATATTAGTCGTAAGTGGTTTGTTAAACGTGGGCTATTTTTTCCCCATTATACACCGAGCTTACTTCCGCAAAGGTGGTCCCGAACTTGAAGGACACACGGAAGCCTCGCCATTTATGGTAGTTCCGCTATTCAGCACAGCAGTTCTATCTATTTTATTTGGGCTGAATCCCGATTTATTCTTCAACTTTTTTGATATGGCTACCTCTGTAGCATCAAGCATTTTTAATCCTTTATAA
- a CDS encoding NADH/ubiquinone/plastoquinone (complex I), translated as MIGSEIPALIPVTYILFAILIPVVGLWKRELTWQLSLLGTGIATFLSAWGFWHLIQTGETIRYFFGGWAPPIGIEFVYDGLAAFIVLVINAIAFLVLIHSKEISKVEFPGKKMAYYTVSMLLMLGFNGMVLTGDLFNLYVFLEISSLSSYALIAIGEKRAPYSAFRYLIIGTVGGSLYLLGVGFLYTVTGTLNIIDMHAMLPQVIGHSSVIAALVLMVVGVGVKAALFPLHGWLPDSYTFASSTSSALIAPIGTKVAAYILLRVVLFLFGVELVDDQLPLTTILGAFAGIGILYGSIMAIAQSELKKMLAYSSVSQIGYIIMGISLANPFGFIGAVLHILNHALMKALLFLVSGSMRLKEGHSLITKFDNSYRKKYPWTMAAFTTAAISMVGLPPLAGFFSKWYLALGTIENSSWMLLAVILISSLLNAVYFFRIIEKIYLNNPEAEESSEEETIQNDEVGFSMMFPMAVMAIGLLLVGIFNVYIVNVIFTMFPAGF; from the coding sequence ATGATCGGATCCGAAATACCGGCGTTAATACCCGTTACTTATATCCTTTTTGCGATTCTGATTCCCGTAGTTGGACTCTGGAAACGTGAACTCACCTGGCAACTGAGTCTGCTGGGTACTGGAATTGCGACCTTTCTTTCTGCTTGGGGATTCTGGCACCTGATCCAAACCGGCGAAACCATCCGTTACTTTTTTGGTGGATGGGCTCCTCCTATCGGTATTGAGTTCGTTTATGACGGATTGGCCGCATTTATCGTTTTAGTAATTAATGCTATTGCTTTCTTGGTGCTCATTCATTCCAAAGAAATTAGCAAGGTTGAATTCCCCGGAAAAAAAATGGCGTACTACACCGTTTCCATGCTGCTGATGCTCGGCTTCAACGGGATGGTGCTAACCGGCGATCTTTTCAACCTTTATGTATTCCTTGAAATATCTTCCCTGTCTAGTTATGCCTTGATTGCTATTGGAGAAAAACGAGCTCCATATTCAGCCTTCCGGTATTTGATCATTGGAACCGTCGGTGGTTCGCTGTATTTGTTGGGGGTAGGATTTTTATACACCGTTACAGGCACGCTCAACATCATAGACATGCATGCGATGTTGCCACAAGTGATCGGGCATTCTTCAGTCATAGCTGCCCTTGTCTTAATGGTAGTTGGTGTAGGGGTGAAAGCAGCACTATTTCCGCTACACGGTTGGTTACCTGATTCTTACACCTTCGCGTCATCCACTTCATCGGCTCTTATTGCCCCCATTGGAACCAAGGTCGCAGCCTATATTTTACTCCGGGTTGTTCTTTTCTTATTTGGCGTTGAACTGGTGGACGATCAGCTTCCGCTTACCACCATCCTTGGTGCTTTTGCGGGAATTGGGATTTTGTATGGATCCATCATGGCCATCGCCCAAAGCGAATTGAAGAAAATGCTGGCATACAGTTCCGTTTCACAAATTGGATATATCATAATGGGAATAAGTCTGGCAAACCCTTTTGGTTTTATAGGTGCCGTGCTGCACATTCTGAATCATGCCCTGATGAAAGCCCTGCTTTTCCTTGTCTCTGGTAGTATGAGGTTGAAAGAAGGTCATTCTCTGATTACAAAATTTGATAACAGTTATCGCAAGAAATACCCTTGGACTATGGCCGCTTTTACAACAGCCGCTATTTCCATGGTTGGGCTGCCTCCGCTTGCCGGTTTCTTCAGCAAGTGGTATCTCGCCCTTGGTACTATTGAAAACAGCAGCTGGATGCTTCTTGCAGTTATATTGATAAGCTCACTGCTTAATGCCGTGTATTTCTTCCGCATCATAGAAAAAATATATCTCAATAACCCTGAAGCTGAAGAGTCTTCTGAAGAAGAAACCATTCAAAACGACGAAGTGGGTTTCAGTATGATGTTCCCTATGGCTGTAATGGCTATCGGACTATTGCTGGTTGGTATTTTTAATGTCTATATCGTAAATGTAATTTTCACAATGTTTCCGGCAGGATTTTAA
- a CDS encoding NADH-quinone oxidoreductase subunit J, with protein sequence MLEFFLGHYAYWFTIILLALGLYGMLLKKNLVKKTIGLSIFQAGVILFFVSVAMKEGATVPVKAYNLPVSEVSNYMNALPHTLMLTAIVVGVATLGVAFALLINIYNRYGTLNEEELLDKIQ encoded by the coding sequence ATGCTTGAATTCTTTTTAGGGCATTATGCTTATTGGTTTACCATTATCCTGCTGGCACTGGGGCTTTACGGGATGCTTCTCAAAAAAAACCTCGTGAAGAAAACTATTGGACTTTCCATTTTCCAAGCCGGCGTTATTTTATTTTTTGTTTCCGTGGCAATGAAAGAAGGAGCTACGGTACCTGTTAAAGCATACAACCTACCTGTTAGTGAGGTATCAAACTATATGAATGCGCTTCCTCACACCTTAATGCTCACAGCTATTGTAGTTGGTGTAGCGACACTGGGTGTTGCTTTTGCCTTATTGATCAACATTTATAATCGATATGGCACCCTTAACGAAGAAGAACTTTTAGATAAGATTCAATGA
- a CDS encoding sodium:proton antiporter encodes MTNKEQSPIILLGSRFLSPYIMLFGFYVIFHGHYSPGGGFQGGTLLAVSLLLVRIASGTEIASLQFKDYLATPYAALGVLIYFGTGLVAIFTGGYFLDYEQLPIPGLEAADLRYWGILIIELGIGLTVMTVLVLIYDNMVKGEDYA; translated from the coding sequence ATGACGAATAAAGAACAAAGCCCTATTATTTTATTAGGCTCACGCTTTTTGAGTCCCTATATCATGCTGTTCGGTTTTTATGTGATATTTCACGGACACTACTCCCCGGGCGGTGGCTTTCAAGGTGGAACTTTGCTTGCAGTCTCTCTTTTGTTAGTACGAATTGCCAGCGGTACTGAAATTGCCAGCCTTCAATTTAAAGATTATCTGGCCACTCCCTACGCAGCCCTTGGAGTACTTATTTATTTTGGAACCGGGCTCGTGGCCATTTTTACCGGAGGCTATTTTCTTGATTATGAACAACTACCAATCCCTGGTCTGGAAGCAGCCGATTTACGTTACTGGGGAATATTAATCATCGAGTTGGGAATTGGACTTACAGTTATGACAGTACTTGTTCTTATTTATGACAACATGGTTAAAGGAGAAGATTATGCTTGA
- a CDS encoding cation:proton antiporter — MYWELELILFIFLLITAYIALEANDLLISVVMLTIFSFLMALLFTTMGAVDVGFTEAVVGAGVTGILLIVAIYQTTYKTED, encoded by the coding sequence ATGTACTGGGAACTTGAACTCATATTATTCATCTTTTTGTTGATTACAGCATATATAGCGCTTGAAGCTAATGACCTTCTTATTTCGGTAGTTATGTTAACCATCTTCAGTTTTTTGATGGCCCTCTTATTTACCACTATGGGCGCTGTTGATGTAGGTTTTACTGAAGCTGTAGTTGGAGCCGGGGTCACCGGAATTTTGTTAATCGTAGCAATTTATCAAACCACATATAAAACAGAAGATTGA
- a CDS encoding cation:proton antiporter: MIDFTSILTIIFVVAGIFFLLVGSVGIIRLPDFYSRTHATSKSDTLGMILIIVGLIIFEGLTINSGKLMLVLLFILLANPIGAHAMARAAYNSGLKPMFPDNKNDKTEG, encoded by the coding sequence ATGATTGATTTTACTTCCATATTGACCATTATATTTGTGGTAGCTGGCATCTTTTTCCTATTAGTGGGAAGTGTTGGAATCATCCGACTGCCCGATTTTTACTCCCGCACCCACGCCACCAGTAAAAGCGATACGCTTGGTATGATCTTAATTATTGTTGGGCTGATTATCTTTGAAGGTTTGACGATCAACAGCGGGAAATTGATGCTTGTTTTGTTATTCATTCTATTGGCCAACCCGATTGGGGCTCATGCAATGGCCCGTGCAGCATATAACTCCGGACTTAAACCTATGTTTCCGGATAATAAAAATGATAAAACTGAAGGCTAG
- a CDS encoding pH regulation protein F, translating to MNAFFLYSAVILTIIIAVPAYRVIKGPTVFDRLVGTNAIATKTIVLICLIGYVFDRIGMFIDITLAYAILGFIGSLTIAKYFSSEKTDVRFDD from the coding sequence ATGAATGCCTTCTTCCTATATAGCGCCGTCATTTTAACTATTATTATCGCCGTACCGGCTTATCGGGTCATTAAAGGACCTACTGTATTTGACCGACTGGTGGGAACCAACGCTATTGCAACCAAGACCATCGTGCTTATTTGCCTGATTGGATATGTCTTTGACCGCATTGGTATGTTTATAGACATTACTCTCGCTTATGCAATTCTTGGGTTCATCGGTTCTCTGACTATCGCAAAGTACTTCTCATCCGAAAAAACTGATGTCCGATTTGATGATTGA
- a CDS encoding NADH-quinone oxidoreductase subunit L, whose protein sequence is MESATALFSLIIALPLAGFLINGLIGLFAENYRNKKQLIGLIANLAVFVPFAIAVYFFLNMNAESEAVVFKLFTWMDVGSFSVDVAYRLDQLSIMMTLVVTGVGFLIHLYSMGYMADDDGYWKFFAYLNLFIFAMLNLVLGNNLLLLFLGWEGVGVCSYLLIGFWYTDMAKSDAAKKAFIYNRVGDFAFLIAMFMVFQTVGSLNFDAILGNLDAFSSEYIFAIGLLMFIGATGKSAQIPLFVWLPDAMAGPTPVSALIHAATMVTSGIYLISRMSPMFVMTPEVMLIIAVIGALTAIVAATIAITQNDIKGVLAYSTVSQLGYMFLALGSGAFTAAMFHVVTHAFFKACLFLGSGSVIHAMHHVEHELEHEGKDVHFDPQDMRNMGGLRKYMPSTYKTFLISTIAIAGIPPLAGFFSKDEILAMTANAGAGEFGSYMYMALWGVGMITAFLTAFYMFRLTLTTFHGEFKLGQRFKEAIGAEKYLHESPATMTIPLWTLAGLAAVGGFLGVPNFIVETFTGETAHVNLLHDWLYNINADYELILGKPIKWGIMVFSIVIAVAGTMVAFRMYNDNQQEESDAKLAVRFGGLYQTWKEKYNLDEVYEGLIINPIVKFSDKVLAVFDMKVVDGIVNATAGTVRLFGSLFRYVQTGVVSSYALAYVIGVIVILYLMVM, encoded by the coding sequence ATGGAATCCGCTACGGCGCTGTTTTCTCTCATTATTGCTCTTCCATTAGCTGGTTTTCTGATCAACGGACTTATCGGCTTGTTCGCAGAGAACTATAGAAATAAGAAGCAACTTATTGGCTTAATCGCCAATCTAGCTGTTTTTGTACCGTTTGCTATAGCGGTTTATTTCTTCCTTAATATGAATGCTGAATCCGAAGCAGTTGTATTCAAACTGTTTACATGGATGGATGTAGGTAGCTTCAGTGTAGATGTTGCCTATCGCTTAGATCAGCTTTCTATCATGATGACACTGGTTGTAACCGGTGTTGGTTTTCTAATCCACTTGTATTCAATGGGATACATGGCTGATGACGACGGCTACTGGAAGTTTTTTGCATACCTGAATCTCTTCATCTTTGCGATGTTGAATCTTGTTCTGGGTAATAACCTATTACTGTTATTCCTTGGATGGGAAGGAGTGGGGGTTTGTTCCTACCTCTTGATCGGTTTCTGGTATACCGACATGGCTAAATCCGACGCAGCCAAAAAAGCTTTTATCTACAATCGCGTTGGTGACTTTGCCTTTCTGATTGCCATGTTTATGGTTTTTCAGACGGTAGGGAGTTTGAACTTTGATGCCATCCTTGGCAATCTTGATGCTTTTTCAAGTGAATACATTTTTGCCATAGGCCTACTGATGTTCATTGGTGCTACCGGTAAATCGGCACAGATTCCATTATTTGTTTGGTTACCTGATGCGATGGCGGGTCCTACTCCTGTGTCCGCACTCATTCATGCCGCTACTATGGTAACTTCGGGTATTTATCTGATTTCCAGGATGTCTCCGATGTTTGTAATGACTCCGGAAGTGATGCTGATTATCGCCGTAATTGGAGCCTTGACCGCAATTGTTGCAGCAACTATCGCCATCACCCAAAACGATATTAAGGGTGTTCTGGCTTATTCTACTGTATCTCAACTGGGATATATGTTCCTTGCACTGGGTTCCGGTGCATTTACAGCCGCGATGTTTCATGTAGTTACTCATGCATTTTTTAAAGCCTGTTTATTCTTGGGTTCCGGTTCTGTTATTCATGCTATGCATCATGTTGAACATGAATTGGAGCATGAAGGCAAGGATGTTCATTTCGATCCTCAAGACATGAGGAATATGGGTGGGCTTAGAAAATATATGCCTTCCACCTACAAAACCTTTTTGATTTCAACGATAGCAATTGCAGGTATACCGCCATTAGCAGGATTCTTTTCTAAGGATGAAATCCTAGCGATGACCGCTAACGCTGGTGCGGGAGAATTTGGAAGCTATATGTATATGGCACTTTGGGGTGTTGGGATGATTACCGCGTTCCTCACAGCATTTTACATGTTCCGACTTACTCTGACTACTTTCCATGGTGAATTTAAGTTAGGTCAAAGATTTAAAGAGGCAATAGGCGCAGAAAAATATTTACATGAAAGTCCTGCTACTATGACGATTCCTCTGTGGACTTTGGCAGGATTAGCAGCTGTAGGTGGTTTTTTAGGCGTGCCGAATTTCATTGTTGAGACTTTCACCGGGGAAACTGCACACGTCAACTTGCTACACGACTGGCTTTATAACATAAATGCCGACTACGAATTGATACTCGGCAAGCCAATCAAATGGGGCATTATGGTTTTCTCAATTGTTATTGCAGTTGCAGGGACTATGGTCGCTTTCCGAATGTATAATGATAACCAGCAGGAAGAATCTGACGCAAAGCTTGCCGTTCGCTTTGGTGGTCTATACCAAACCTGGAAAGAAAAATACAACCTCGATGAGGTTTACGAAGGCTTGATTATAAACCCGATAGTTAAATTTTCAGATAAAGTACTCGCTGTCTTCGACATGAAAGTAGTAGACGGTATTGTAAATGCCACAGCTGGAACCGTTCGGTTGTTTGGTAGCTTATTCCGATATGTACAAACTGGTGTTGTATCCAGTTATGCGCTGGCCTATGTGATTGGCGTTATTGTAATTCTCTATTTAATGGTAATGTAA